The Coffea eugenioides isolate CCC68of chromosome 8, Ceug_1.0, whole genome shotgun sequence genome has a segment encoding these proteins:
- the LOC113781554 gene encoding uncharacterized protein LOC113781554 yields MEKFQKQLSITMGEEKSCNSIGSAVHESDVVQAVVRKTPPADYTLKIDSFAFLLEMLEKTKAKSYSSRIFEASGYDWKLHLYPRGDEKRNGEGYISFYVSIQRNATLPLGWQINANIKFFVYDQIRDEYLVFQDVSGEAIRFHEMKKEWGTAQLLDLKIFHDATNGFLLHDKCAFGVEILAKRYSGRGECLSLPVNIFSTYTWKVVKCSKTGNVIYSDVFVMGNLKWKIMLYPNGGQNQEGKNISLFLASAIEDTNFRIFAEYKLCIKNQKNDKDLERTTNHLFTHTKKDWGWSAFHPLIDIKDPFKGYLLKDTLIVQVEITRISTAKDFSSK; encoded by the exons ATGGAAAAGTTTCAAAAGCAACTGAGCATTACAATGGGGGAGGAGAAGTCGTGCAATAGTATAGGATCAGCGGTTCACGAGTCTG ATGTTGTGCAAGCAGTGGTCAGAAAGACACCTCCAGCTGACTACACATTGAAGATTGACTCATTCGCTTTTCTTCTTGAAATGCTcgagaaaacaaaagcaaagagTTATAGTTCAAGGATTTTTGAAGCTTCTGGTTATGACTG GAAATTACATCTTTACCCACGCGGTGATGAAAAGAGAAATGGAGAGGGATACATATCTTTTTACGTTAGTATCCAACGCAATGCTACCCTTCCTCTTGGCTGGCAGATCAATGCAAACATCAAGTTCTTTGTGTATGATCAGATTCGAGACGAGTACTTAGTATTCCAAg ATGTTAGCGGAGAAGCAATACGATTCcatgaaatgaagaaagaatGGGGCACTGCCCAATTGCTGGATCTCAAAATTTTTCATGATGCCACAAACGGTTTCCTTCTTCATGACAAATGTGCATTTGGGGTGGAGATTTTGGCCAAAAGATACTCCGGCAGAGGAGAGTGCTTGTCTCTGCCTGTGAACATATTCAGTACTTACACTTGGAAAGTGGTCAAATGCTCAAAGACTGGAAATGTTATATATTCTGATGTTTTTGTTATGGGAAATTTAAAATG gAAGATAATGCTTTATCCGAATGGAGGCCAGAATCAAGAAGGGAAAAACATTTCCCTCTTTCTAGCGTCAGCTATTGAAGACACTAATTTCAGAATATTCGCAGAATACAAATTGTGCATAAAGAACCAGAAAAATGACAAAGATTTGGAGCGTACAA cTAATCATTTGTTCACTCATACAAAAAAGGATTGGGGTTGGTCTGCGTTTCACCCCCTGATTGACATTAAAGATCCTTTCAAGGGCTACCTATTGAAAGATACTCTAATTGTCCAAGTTGAAATCACCCGTATCTCAACTGCGAAAGATTTCTCCTCAAAATGA
- the LOC113779645 gene encoding thioredoxin-like protein YLS8, with product MSYLLPHLHSGWAVDQAILAEEERLVLIRFGHDWDETCMQMDEVLASVAETIKNFAVLYLVDITEVPDFNTMYELYDPSTIMFFFRNKHIMIDLGTGNNNKINWAMKDKQEFIDIVETVYRGARKGRGLVIAPKDYSTKYRY from the exons ATGTCATACCTTCTGCCTCACCTTCATTCCGGCTGGGCTGTTGACCAGGCTATCCTTGCTGAAGAGGAACGACTTGTTCTCATCAGGTTCGGACATGATTGGGATGAGACCTGTATGCAG ATGGATGAAGTGTTAGCATCAGTTGCTGAGACAATAAAGAACTTTGCTGTGTTATACTTGGTTGATATAACTGAGGTGCCTGATTTTAATACAATGTATGAGTTGTATGATCCATCCACAATTATGTTCTTCTTTAGGAACAAGCACATCATGATTGATCTTGGTACTGGAAACAACAACAAGATCAACTGGGCAATGAAGGACAAACAGGAATTCATTGACATTGTCGAAACTGTGTATCGTGGTGCAAGAAAAGGTCGTGGTCTAGTCATTGCACCCAAAGATTACTCTACCAAGTATCGATATTGA